A stretch of the Candidatus Hydrogenedentota bacterium genome encodes the following:
- a CDS encoding RNA 2'-phosphotransferase: MSQDLVRISKFLSHVLRHKPERIGIALDEAGWTSVDDLLEKANQQGVPLTRERLCAVVRDNDKQRFALSEDGARIRANQGHSVQVDLGLTPRTPPELLYHGTATRFLNAIREQGLLPRRRHHVHLSLDAVTARKVGSRYGKPVVLAVNAGAMHAAGHDFFCSENGIWLTARVAPEYIAFPEG; the protein is encoded by the coding sequence ATGTCTCAAGACCTCGTCAGAATCAGCAAGTTCCTGAGCCATGTGCTCCGGCACAAACCGGAGCGCATCGGCATTGCGCTGGATGAAGCCGGATGGACTTCGGTCGATGACCTGCTCGAGAAGGCCAATCAGCAGGGCGTGCCTCTGACCAGAGAACGATTGTGCGCAGTCGTGCGTGACAACGACAAGCAGCGCTTTGCGCTGAGCGAGGACGGAGCGCGCATCCGGGCGAATCAGGGGCATTCGGTGCAGGTTGACCTCGGGCTTACGCCGCGGACGCCGCCGGAACTGCTGTATCACGGCACGGCCACGCGCTTTCTAAACGCGATCCGCGAACAGGGGCTGCTTCCCAGGCGGAGGCATCACGTTCACCTGTCATTGGACGCGGTTACAGCGCGCAAGGTGGGCAGCCGCTACGGCAAACCCGTGGTGCTGGCCGTGAACGCGGGCGCGATGCATGCGGCAGGCCATGACTTCTTCTGTTCCGAGAATGGAATATGGCTCACGGCGCGCGTGGCGCCGGAATACATCGCGTTTCCCGAAGGGTAG
- a CDS encoding aldo/keto reductase has protein sequence MQYAQLGKSGLTVSRICFGCWQLSPRFWGEVAIGPWRKALDKAVELGVNFVDTAGAYGDGYAEEMLGGYFQDSGNREHFVLATKFYWTFKKARRHPDTSYAFIIQECEDALRRLKTDYIDLFQVHAWDPLTRPDEVAAALGRLQQEGKVRLFGVSNLNVEQMALYLRYVDVASLQPLYNMIDREAESRELPFCLRERIGVITYSSLHRGLLTGKYTRDTQFDDDRRNLALYQGRSFHCMIDALDALRPLAEKHNLTVAQFSIRWLLTHPAVTSAIVGIKTPEHIASIVPAADGALPAEDWHEAARVIAEAKREALRLS, from the coding sequence ATGCAGTATGCACAACTGGGAAAATCGGGTCTGACCGTTTCGCGGATATGTTTTGGCTGCTGGCAGCTCTCGCCGCGATTCTGGGGCGAGGTTGCCATTGGACCGTGGCGCAAGGCGCTGGACAAGGCCGTAGAACTGGGCGTGAATTTCGTCGATACGGCGGGCGCATACGGCGATGGCTACGCGGAGGAGATGCTGGGCGGCTATTTCCAGGATTCTGGGAATCGGGAGCATTTCGTGCTCGCTACGAAATTCTACTGGACCTTCAAAAAGGCACGGCGGCATCCCGATACCTCGTATGCGTTCATTATCCAGGAATGTGAAGACGCCCTGCGCAGGCTGAAGACGGATTACATCGACCTGTTTCAGGTCCATGCCTGGGACCCTCTTACGCGGCCGGACGAGGTGGCTGCGGCGCTGGGCCGGTTGCAGCAGGAAGGCAAGGTGCGCCTTTTCGGCGTGAGCAACCTGAACGTCGAGCAGATGGCGCTGTACTTGCGCTATGTCGACGTCGCGTCGCTCCAGCCCCTCTACAACATGATTGACCGTGAGGCCGAGTCGCGGGAACTGCCGTTCTGCCTCCGTGAACGGATCGGCGTGATCACGTATTCCTCGCTGCATCGGGGCCTGTTGACGGGCAAGTATACGCGCGACACGCAGTTCGACGACGACCGCAGAAACCTTGCGCTATATCAGGGGCGGTCCTTCCATTGCATGATCGACGCGCTCGATGCGCTGCGCCCGCTCGCGGAGAAGCACAACCTCACCGTGGCGCAGTTCTCGATTCGCTGGCTGCTGACGCATCCGGCGGTAACCAGCGCGATTGTCGGCATCAAGACACCCGAGCATATCGCGTCGATTGTGCCCGCGGCGGACGGTGCCCTGCCTGCCGAGGACTGGCACGAGGCAGCGCGGGTCATCGCGGAGGCCAAGCGGGAGGCGTTGCGGCTTTCATAA